Proteins encoded within one genomic window of Aerococcus viridans:
- a CDS encoding NAD(P)H-dependent glycerol-3-phosphate dehydrogenase: MTSKNIAVLGAGSWGTALAMVLAENGHQVTLWTHNPDQAREIQTTGKNDHYLPDLVLPKNIIATNDMGKALDQADLINFVVPTKAIRQVASQVVAILQEKNVHELPVIMHAAKGLEQGTHLRISEILTEVFQPIGQARVVVLSGPSHAEEVVKHDITAITAASIDDEACHLVQEVFMNDYFRVYTNPDIIGVELAGSLKNIIALGAGALVGAGYGDNAKAALISRGLAEITRLGVAMGADPLTFMGLSAVGDLIVTATSVHSRNWRAGQQVGQGQAVKDVEDHMGMVVEGFATAVSAYELAQEEGVDMPITQAIYKVIQGESTIQDVIATLMARERKGELQFEDDLKDIF; encoded by the coding sequence GTGACGTCCAAAAATATTGCCGTACTAGGCGCTGGCTCATGGGGAACAGCACTTGCCATGGTCCTTGCAGAAAATGGCCATCAGGTGACCTTATGGACCCATAATCCAGACCAGGCCCGTGAGATTCAGACCACTGGGAAAAATGACCATTATTTACCTGATCTAGTGTTGCCGAAGAATATTATTGCAACAAATGATATGGGCAAAGCCTTGGACCAGGCAGACTTAATCAACTTTGTCGTGCCCACCAAGGCCATACGGCAGGTAGCAAGCCAGGTGGTTGCTATCTTGCAGGAGAAAAATGTGCACGAATTACCGGTCATTATGCACGCGGCTAAGGGATTAGAGCAGGGCACTCACTTGCGGATTTCTGAGATTCTAACGGAAGTCTTCCAGCCAATCGGCCAAGCGCGTGTGGTGGTTTTATCCGGACCAAGTCACGCAGAAGAGGTGGTCAAACATGATATTACGGCCATAACAGCGGCTTCAATTGATGACGAGGCCTGCCACTTAGTCCAAGAAGTATTCATGAATGACTACTTTAGGGTTTATACCAATCCGGATATCATCGGGGTTGAACTGGCAGGGTCATTGAAAAATATTATCGCCCTAGGTGCTGGTGCCTTAGTAGGTGCAGGTTATGGGGACAATGCCAAGGCGGCTTTAATCAGCCGAGGGCTTGCTGAAATTACCCGGTTAGGAGTGGCCATGGGGGCTGATCCACTAACCTTTATGGGCCTTTCAGCTGTCGGTGACTTGATTGTTACTGCCACCAGTGTCCACTCAAGAAACTGGCGGGCGGGTCAACAAGTTGGTCAAGGTCAAGCGGTTAAAGATGTTGAAGACCACATGGGTATGGTTGTTGAAGGGTTTGCGACAGCTGTTTCAGCCTATGAATTGGCCCAAGAAGAGGGCGTTGATATGCCGATTACCCAAGCAATTTACAAGGTGATTCAAGGTGAGTCTACTATTCAAGATGTGATTGCCACTTTAATGGCTAGAGAACGCAAAGGTGAATTGCAATTTGAAGATGACTTGAAGGATATTTTTTAA
- the lgt gene encoding prolipoprotein diacylglyceryl transferase → MMNIAAIDPVAFDIFGWPIRWYGIFIGAAILLALTFASRDFRRKGWDEEFILDSAVWTILIGFIGARVYYVLFELDYYLQNPGEILQIWNGGIAIYGGVIAGGLTLYFYAKSKKMDPLFVTDTVAPYLLLAQAIGRWGNFVNQEAHGGEVTLEFLQDTLHLPQFIVDGMHIDGAYYHPTFLYESVWNILGVAVLLFVRSRNKTLRIGDTTLLYLIWYPFGRFFIEGLRTDSLWWGPFRVSQVLSAVLFIGALLIFAARRMNDKYYEYYSEHNGPAYKSSK, encoded by the coding sequence ATGATGAATATAGCTGCAATAGATCCAGTCGCTTTTGACATATTCGGTTGGCCAATCCGTTGGTACGGGATTTTTATCGGGGCTGCTATTTTACTAGCCCTTACATTTGCTTCAAGAGATTTTCGTCGTAAGGGTTGGGATGAAGAATTTATTTTAGACTCAGCTGTATGGACCATTCTAATCGGTTTTATCGGCGCGCGCGTCTACTACGTCCTATTTGAATTGGACTACTATCTACAAAATCCAGGCGAAATCCTACAAATTTGGAACGGTGGGATTGCCATTTATGGTGGTGTCATCGCCGGAGGTTTAACCTTATACTTCTACGCTAAATCGAAGAAAATGGATCCTTTATTTGTAACGGATACCGTAGCACCTTACCTATTACTAGCGCAAGCCATTGGTCGTTGGGGTAATTTCGTTAACCAAGAAGCCCATGGTGGGGAAGTGACCTTAGAATTCCTACAAGATACCTTACATTTACCGCAATTTATTGTAGACGGTATGCACATCGATGGGGCTTACTACCATCCAACTTTCCTGTACGAGTCAGTCTGGAATATCCTTGGGGTTGCCGTCCTATTATTCGTCCGTTCACGTAATAAAACCTTGCGTATTGGGGACACCACCTTACTTTATCTGATCTGGTATCCATTTGGCCGCTTCTTCATCGAAGGGTTGCGGACAGACAGCTTGTGGTGGGGACCTTTCCGTGTCAGCCAAGTATTATCCGCCGTCTTATTCATCGGCGCATTATTGATTTTTGCCGCACGCCGCATGAACGACAAGTATTATGAATACTACTCTGAACACAATGGTCCAGCTTACAAATCAAGTAAATAG
- the hprK gene encoding HPr(Ser) kinase/phosphatase produces MTKVTVKDLVEKFDFEVLCGEDYLDREIITSDISRPGLEITGYFNYYPSERVQLFGRAEHTYLSRMTSDERLLIMRRLSREDTPFFIFSRGLQPEYEVIQAAKENHIPVLSSTTTTTRLSSNLTEMLHAHLAERVSKHGVFVDVYGLGIMITGHSGVGKSETALELVKGGHRLVADDRVDFYQRDDTTIMGEAPEILRNVMEIRGLGIIDVMTLYGAGAVRKEQQLNLIIDLKELKKGANFDRLGTAEEGEQILEVAIPKISIPVQTGRNISSIIEVAAINFRAKSMGFDAAQMFNDRLTTLIDKNKL; encoded by the coding sequence ATGACAAAGGTAACCGTGAAAGACTTAGTCGAAAAATTTGATTTTGAGGTTCTTTGTGGTGAAGATTATCTAGACCGCGAGATCATTACCAGTGATATTTCGAGACCTGGTTTGGAAATTACCGGCTATTTTAACTACTATCCATCAGAGCGTGTGCAATTGTTTGGACGTGCTGAGCATACGTATTTGTCTAGAATGACTTCAGACGAGCGGCTATTAATTATGCGCCGTCTATCAAGGGAGGACACGCCGTTCTTCATCTTCTCTCGGGGCTTGCAACCAGAATATGAAGTGATTCAAGCAGCTAAAGAAAATCATATTCCCGTATTGAGTTCCACAACGACAACAACTCGTCTATCCAGCAATTTGACTGAGATGTTGCATGCTCACTTAGCAGAGCGGGTCTCAAAACATGGGGTATTTGTGGACGTATATGGGCTGGGTATTATGATTACTGGCCACTCTGGTGTAGGTAAATCAGAAACCGCTTTAGAACTTGTAAAAGGTGGTCACCGTTTAGTGGCTGATGACCGCGTAGATTTTTATCAGCGAGATGATACGACCATCATGGGTGAAGCACCTGAAATTCTACGTAATGTCATGGAAATTCGTGGTCTTGGGATTATTGACGTGATGACGCTTTACGGGGCAGGTGCAGTCCGTAAAGAACAACAGCTAAACTTGATTATTGACTTGAAAGAATTGAAAAAAGGGGCCAATTTTGACCGCCTGGGTACTGCGGAAGAGGGTGAACAAATTTTAGAGGTCGCGATTCCCAAAATTAGCATCCCTGTTCAAACTGGACGGAACATTTCAAGTATTATCGAGGTAGCAGCTATCAACTTTAGAGCCAAATCAATGGGCTTTGACGCTGCACAAATGTTTAATGACCGTTTAACGACACTTATCGACAAAAACAAATTATAA
- a CDS encoding phage holin family protein produces MRRFILATLIDALGLMAISWILAPNVYVADFWSAILVAIVLSIVNSIIRPIVNLLALPLNILTFGLFRLVVNGFMFIIVGLFFPTSFVFANFFYAMAAAFLFSMYHWFFEKFTEAGK; encoded by the coding sequence ATGAGACGTTTTATATTAGCAACACTGATTGATGCTTTGGGCTTGATGGCTATTTCATGGATTCTTGCCCCGAATGTATATGTGGCAGACTTTTGGTCAGCAATCTTAGTAGCTATCGTATTGAGTATTGTGAACTCAATTATCCGTCCTATCGTAAACTTGTTGGCCTTACCTTTAAATATCCTAACATTCGGCTTGTTTAGATTAGTCGTAAATGGCTTTATGTTTATTATCGTTGGATTGTTCTTCCCAACATCCTTCGTATTCGCAAACTTCTTTTACGCAATGGCCGCAGCCTTCTTGTTCTCAATGTACCATTGGTTTTTTGAGAAATTTACCGAAGCCGGGAAATAA
- a CDS encoding PspC domain-containing protein: MAKKLTKSRNDVKVDGVCAGIAEYFEIDPTIVRVIFVFVTLSGGAGVLIYLLLALILPRDEGRTRVDRDDRDEYRQTKSFDGEDQDDYNESDYYKDSKDNPDEEESWRDF; the protein is encoded by the coding sequence ATGGCTAAGAAATTAACAAAATCACGTAATGACGTAAAAGTAGATGGTGTTTGTGCCGGAATCGCCGAATACTTTGAAATTGATCCGACGATTGTCCGTGTAATCTTTGTCTTCGTCACACTTTCTGGCGGAGCTGGAGTACTGATTTATCTATTGTTGGCATTGATTTTGCCTAGGGATGAAGGGCGTACACGTGTAGATAGAGATGACCGTGACGAATACCGTCAAACTAAATCATTTGATGGTGAAGATCAGGACGACTATAATGAATCTGACTATTATAAAGATTCAAAAGATAATCCTGATGAGGAAGAAAGTTGGCGTGATTTTTAA
- a CDS encoding DUF4097 family beta strand repeat-containing protein produces the protein MTNHKERILNLVKEGILTNEEAIILLENRAKQAESTPTIQTHVEEEKDILDDFYADWENDQAVNQDDITGRTQKVAIQKDLEASLASKLTERQNLVNQEEKSEVTHIEIDRLTEEINQLTEQIHQLKEDIIQIDAENPRPSKETAQADSKVDESQPIEEETEENAYDYKNIVGDFFTKTRSVLDQVQDKVSKTVKFEKGSGSIPMPKLITHDFEATYEYTEPLSMVDIQIAAGQIELTSWDQPTTKLTVVGKLYGDFEEEDAQTTFEKRANLEFVDGALNLNMISRFIKTDIVVQVPKDRLDFIKARTISGPVTVEHMDTNDIYIQTVDGAINIEDFTASMIEVDTKNGQLTLNDVEALDLVVKSLNGSQRLKGHVENVLMETLNGDIVITMNAKPLVRAQVETKNGDIKLNMPAGTAVDGLAHTNQGEIMFRSDLIKSQSQVNDQFNKQKAFYYDVAEEKAYRVNLKTMRGNIRVKDDSDMRRGEV, from the coding sequence ATGACCAATCATAAAGAACGTATTTTAAACTTAGTTAAAGAAGGCATTTTAACAAACGAAGAAGCGATTATCTTATTAGAAAATAGAGCGAAACAAGCTGAATCAACCCCTACAATACAAACGCATGTTGAGGAAGAGAAAGATATCTTAGATGACTTTTATGCTGATTGGGAAAATGACCAAGCGGTCAATCAAGATGATATTACTGGCCGTACACAAAAAGTGGCTATTCAAAAAGACTTGGAAGCGTCACTCGCAAGCAAATTAACTGAGCGTCAAAATTTGGTTAACCAAGAAGAAAAATCTGAAGTAACGCATATTGAAATTGATCGTTTGACTGAAGAAATCAACCAATTGACGGAACAAATCCACCAATTGAAAGAAGATATTATTCAAATCGATGCGGAAAATCCAAGACCATCAAAAGAGACGGCACAAGCAGATTCAAAAGTTGACGAAAGCCAACCGATTGAAGAAGAAACTGAAGAAAATGCTTACGACTACAAAAATATCGTTGGCGACTTCTTCACTAAAACACGGTCAGTTTTAGACCAAGTGCAAGATAAGGTATCAAAAACAGTGAAATTTGAAAAAGGTAGCGGATCAATTCCAATGCCTAAATTGATTACCCATGATTTTGAAGCAACCTATGAATATACTGAACCATTATCAATGGTGGATATTCAAATCGCGGCTGGTCAGATCGAGTTGACCTCTTGGGACCAACCAACTACGAAATTAACAGTCGTTGGTAAGTTATACGGCGATTTCGAGGAAGAAGATGCGCAAACTACCTTTGAAAAAAGAGCAAACCTAGAATTTGTTGACGGGGCCTTAAACTTGAACATGATTTCTCGTTTCATCAAGACAGATATTGTGGTACAAGTGCCAAAAGACCGCTTAGACTTTATTAAAGCGAGAACAATTTCAGGCCCTGTAACGGTTGAACATATGGATACGAATGATATCTATATTCAAACAGTTGACGGCGCGATTAATATCGAAGACTTTACAGCTTCGATGATTGAAGTGGATACGAAAAATGGTCAATTAACCTTAAACGATGTGGAAGCCTTAGATTTAGTGGTGAAATCATTGAATGGTAGCCAACGATTAAAGGGGCACGTAGAAAATGTATTGATGGAAACATTAAATGGGGATATCGTGATTACGATGAACGCAAAACCGTTAGTTCGTGCTCAAGTAGAAACAAAAAATGGCGATATTAAATTGAATATGCCAGCAGGTACAGCAGTTGATGGGTTAGCCCACACCAACCAAGGTGAAATTATGTTCCGATCAGATTTAATTAAGAGTCAATCACAAGTCAACGATCAATTTAACAAACAAAAAGCATTTTACTACGATGTAGCTGAAGAAAAGGCTTATCGAGTGAACTTGAAGACCATGCGTGGTAATATTCGCGTGAAAGATGATTCTGATATGCGTAGAGGAGAGGTTTAA
- a CDS encoding SbcC/MukB-like Walker B domain-containing protein: protein MRPIKLELQAFGPYKEKTSLDFTDLGDQNLFLISGSTGAGKTTIFDAIVYALYGKTSGSSRDINELKSQLAEDESVAYVRLTFMIHGKTYTVERIPKQKRPTKKGLIREQNAEVTLEGEDFSLSKTQEVDSKLVEVLGLSANQFRQIVMLPQGEFKKLLEASSGEKEGILRTIFHTDYLDRFQQAIAERFKQANQEVGTLKKQVDQHSQSFVTFADNKTEQAKEQDGNQSENQTGVSENALTEKDRVQNWVDQEDYQALSEWAGQKSIEMNQETAQLSQEITAAEAKIQKLEGYIQLLTKQDELVQQEASIKEREAAIVGKRQALNQYQTTQDAYRLIQQIQKLTDRQEQLQVLMNEKTNLLQEADGRLQAVKAEQADWQDRIDLVDSLRAELQDLAIQENKWDNYLMQEGRLIKQVAHGQSLTEQAKKLTSQIQDQEKVIEAGEISLKKLQAELDKVGDISQQQASMDNKSYQYNLLVKSYQDMVKTNQEIADLSAQVEADQKDYQAKVDERNRLELAYSQNLAGELASQLVEGQPCLVCGSIHHPAPAVQQEGAVTKEMVEAGVDATQAAFQLYSSKAERLSAIQETFDRMASDQNIKGLAAEATSNEEKLAIWQTQLDKEAADIQQGKAHLDKLSQTKQDLDKQFNEMSKQVDDAKKALNNKHVEASTLKGQSESNQSTVEELRTEIDQLKGQLVGDSKAVVTAEYQAKHKTLAEITAKDQALKSQLDKYQQEVAKLTTQITGYNDQIEQGQVELKADQTALDEAMADRQESQEDICQIHQSQKNWAAIESEIQRFDNEVYAFKENKTANQNQIAAAGLDKKADTYQMDIEQERLKLNKLKDAKDQVISIKAQLDHAIYLFKDSFASYQEKGRHFGELSLLNKVANGKEKAYGYISFERYILGLYFDEILQYANERLMAMTQMRYEFRRIVEGQSGAGAKGLDLAVFDYQAGGKRSVQSLSGGEGFKASLALALGLSDVIQNDAGGIEIGTLFIDEGFGTLDQESLQQAIETLTDLQQASGRIVGIISHVAELKQQIPVHLQVSASNDGSKAFFTGVQ from the coding sequence GTGAGACCTATTAAACTTGAATTGCAGGCTTTTGGACCTTATAAAGAAAAAACGAGCCTAGACTTTACAGACTTAGGCGATCAGAACTTATTCTTGATTTCAGGATCCACTGGTGCTGGTAAAACGACCATTTTTGATGCCATTGTTTACGCCTTATACGGAAAGACTTCTGGTTCATCGCGTGATATTAATGAATTGAAGTCGCAGTTAGCTGAAGATGAAAGTGTTGCTTATGTACGGTTAACCTTTATGATTCACGGGAAAACCTATACGGTGGAACGGATTCCCAAGCAAAAACGGCCGACTAAAAAGGGCTTAATTCGAGAGCAGAATGCGGAAGTAACCTTAGAAGGGGAAGATTTTTCACTAAGTAAAACGCAAGAAGTGGATAGTAAGTTAGTTGAAGTTCTTGGTTTGTCAGCAAATCAATTTAGACAAATTGTCATGTTGCCACAAGGAGAGTTTAAAAAACTCTTGGAAGCTAGCTCGGGCGAAAAGGAAGGCATTTTACGGACCATATTCCACACTGATTATTTAGACCGGTTCCAACAAGCCATAGCCGAACGGTTTAAACAGGCCAACCAAGAAGTGGGCACCTTGAAGAAACAAGTAGACCAACATAGCCAATCATTCGTGACCTTTGCAGATAATAAGACCGAGCAAGCGAAAGAACAAGATGGTAATCAAAGTGAAAATCAAACCGGGGTTTCTGAAAATGCCCTAACAGAAAAAGACCGCGTTCAAAATTGGGTGGACCAAGAAGACTATCAGGCGCTGTCTGAATGGGCAGGGCAAAAATCTATTGAAATGAATCAAGAGACTGCACAATTAAGCCAAGAAATCACAGCAGCAGAAGCTAAGATTCAAAAGCTAGAAGGTTACATTCAATTGCTCACCAAACAAGATGAGTTGGTTCAACAAGAAGCTTCTATTAAAGAACGAGAGGCAGCAATTGTTGGTAAACGTCAGGCGTTAAACCAATATCAGACCACTCAAGACGCATACCGATTAATCCAACAAATTCAAAAGTTGACGGATAGACAAGAGCAATTACAGGTCTTGATGAATGAGAAAACGAACCTATTACAAGAAGCAGATGGTCGTTTACAAGCCGTCAAAGCTGAACAAGCTGACTGGCAAGACCGGATTGACCTAGTAGATAGTCTACGGGCAGAATTGCAAGATTTGGCTATCCAAGAAAATAAATGGGATAACTATTTAATGCAAGAAGGTAGACTCATAAAGCAAGTGGCTCATGGCCAAAGTTTGACTGAACAGGCAAAAAAATTAACCAGTCAGATTCAAGACCAGGAAAAAGTGATAGAAGCTGGGGAAATATCACTGAAAAAACTACAAGCAGAATTAGACAAAGTAGGGGATATTAGCCAGCAACAAGCCTCAATGGATAATAAAAGCTATCAATATAACTTGTTAGTGAAAAGCTATCAAGACATGGTTAAAACCAACCAAGAGATTGCAGACCTCTCTGCTCAAGTTGAAGCGGACCAAAAAGACTATCAAGCAAAAGTAGACGAGCGAAACCGTCTGGAATTGGCTTATAGCCAAAACTTAGCGGGCGAATTAGCTAGTCAATTGGTTGAAGGACAACCTTGTTTGGTCTGTGGTTCTATTCATCATCCAGCGCCCGCAGTGCAACAAGAGGGTGCAGTGACCAAAGAAATGGTCGAGGCAGGGGTGGACGCTACTCAAGCAGCTTTCCAATTATATTCAAGTAAAGCAGAGCGCTTATCTGCGATTCAGGAGACTTTTGACCGAATGGCTTCTGACCAAAATATTAAAGGATTAGCGGCAGAGGCGACAAGTAATGAAGAAAAACTTGCTATATGGCAGACCCAACTTGATAAAGAAGCAGCAGATATTCAACAAGGCAAAGCACATTTAGACAAGTTAAGCCAAACCAAACAAGACTTGGACAAGCAATTTAATGAGATGAGTAAGCAAGTGGACGATGCCAAGAAAGCTTTAAATAATAAGCATGTCGAGGCGTCTACCCTTAAAGGACAATCAGAATCTAATCAAAGTACGGTAGAAGAGTTACGCACTGAAATTGACCAATTAAAAGGGCAATTGGTGGGGGATTCTAAAGCTGTTGTCACAGCTGAATACCAAGCGAAACACAAGACCTTAGCAGAAATTACAGCTAAAGACCAAGCGTTGAAGTCTCAATTAGATAAGTACCAGCAAGAAGTTGCCAAGCTAACCACACAGATTACAGGATATAATGATCAAATCGAGCAAGGTCAAGTAGAATTAAAAGCTGATCAAACTGCTTTGGATGAGGCGATGGCCGACCGTCAAGAAAGTCAGGAAGACATCTGTCAAATCCATCAAAGTCAAAAGAATTGGGCAGCTATTGAAAGTGAAATTCAACGTTTTGATAATGAGGTTTATGCCTTTAAAGAAAATAAGACAGCAAACCAAAATCAAATTGCAGCAGCTGGTTTGGATAAAAAAGCGGATACTTATCAGATGGATATTGAGCAAGAACGCCTTAAATTAAATAAATTGAAAGACGCAAAAGATCAGGTGATTTCAATCAAAGCCCAATTAGACCATGCTATTTACCTATTTAAGGATAGTTTCGCATCCTACCAAGAAAAAGGGCGTCATTTCGGGGAACTATCGCTCCTAAATAAGGTAGCCAATGGGAAAGAGAAGGCTTATGGCTATATTTCTTTTGAGCGCTATATTTTAGGTTTGTATTTTGATGAAATTCTCCAATATGCTAATGAACGTTTGATGGCCATGACTCAAATGCGGTATGAATTTAGACGGATTGTCGAAGGGCAGTCTGGTGCAGGGGCTAAAGGACTTGACCTAGCTGTCTTTGACTACCAAGCTGGTGGGAAGCGGTCGGTCCAATCCCTATCTGGTGGAGAAGGCTTTAAAGCTTCCTTAGCCTTGGCCCTTGGTCTGTCTGACGTGATTCAAAATGATGCCGGTGGTATTGAAATTGGCACGCTCTTTATTGACGAAGGTTTTGGTACCTTAGACCAAGAATCCTTGCAACAAGCGATTGAAACCTTGACTGATTTGCAACAAGCGAGCGGCCGTATTGTTGGGATTATTTCTCACGTGGCTGAATTGAAACAACAAATTCCAGTCCACTTACAAGTGTCTGCTAGCAATGACGGTTCCAAAGCCTTTTTTACAGGGGTTCAATAG
- a CDS encoding exonuclease SbcCD subunit D translates to MKIVHTADWHIGKVVNNHSLIEDQRTILNDWLAQTVALKPDLVIMAGDLYDRTLPSGETVQLVNETLTKMSQELACPICIIAGNHDSGERVGYAAGLLSGQGLHMAGVPSTEIQKVEVGDADVYLLPFSDHLTIKRLYPEETIRSIEDATKVQVGRIKDKWDPSRVNIILYHGYVTAGAIEGAGEDLEKSDSERPLSIGTSEYVPHTVFDGFDYVALGHLHGPQQVGSPRIRYSGSPLKFSKSEVHHHKGFLEIDLDKKADTIEVVKHELRPDKDMRIMRGQFEDLLQGQSDDYIFFELTDAYAQHEAMNRLKKRYPNAMSLEYVALENRQRQDLKTKRHEVQATPVWDQFAQFYQNNTDQELSAFQAEIVRDIFQSTLKEDKA, encoded by the coding sequence GTGAAAATTGTACATACAGCGGATTGGCATATTGGAAAAGTGGTCAATAACCACTCTCTAATAGAAGACCAACGTACCATATTAAATGACTGGCTAGCACAAACCGTCGCTTTAAAGCCTGATTTGGTGATTATGGCAGGTGATTTATATGACCGGACTTTACCTAGTGGTGAAACGGTTCAGTTAGTCAATGAAACGCTAACGAAAATGTCACAAGAACTAGCTTGTCCCATTTGTATTATCGCTGGAAACCATGATTCAGGTGAACGTGTAGGTTATGCTGCAGGTTTACTGTCAGGACAAGGATTACACATGGCTGGTGTCCCTAGCACCGAGATTCAAAAGGTTGAAGTTGGGGACGCAGATGTGTATCTATTACCGTTTAGCGATCATCTAACGATTAAACGCCTGTATCCTGAAGAAACTATCCGTAGTATTGAGGATGCGACTAAGGTACAGGTAGGGCGAATTAAGGACAAATGGGATCCTAGTCGTGTCAACATCATCCTTTACCATGGTTATGTAACAGCTGGGGCCATTGAAGGGGCAGGGGAAGACTTAGAAAAATCCGATTCAGAACGTCCCTTGTCCATTGGTACCAGTGAATATGTACCCCATACTGTCTTTGATGGCTTTGATTATGTGGCGCTTGGTCATTTACACGGACCGCAACAAGTAGGTAGTCCGCGAATTCGCTATTCAGGTTCACCCTTGAAGTTTTCTAAGTCAGAAGTTCATCATCATAAGGGCTTTTTAGAGATTGACTTGGATAAAAAGGCAGACACCATTGAAGTTGTGAAGCATGAATTAAGGCCTGATAAGGATATGCGGATTATGCGCGGTCAATTTGAAGATTTGTTACAAGGGCAATCAGATGACTATATTTTCTTTGAACTAACGGACGCCTATGCTCAGCATGAAGCTATGAATCGCTTGAAGAAACGGTACCCAAATGCCATGAGCTTAGAGTATGTAGCTTTAGAAAATAGACAGCGACAAGACTTGAAAACCAAACGTCATGAAGTGCAAGCAACACCTGTATGGGACCAGTTTGCTCAGTTTTATCAAAATAATACGGACCAAGAATTATCAGCATTCCAAGCGGAAATTGTCCGTGATATTTTCCAATCAACCTTAAAGGAGGATAAGGCATAG